Proteins encoded by one window of Rutidosis leptorrhynchoides isolate AG116_Rl617_1_P2 chromosome 7, CSIRO_AGI_Rlap_v1, whole genome shotgun sequence:
- the LOC139857419 gene encoding HMG1/2-like protein: MKAAKSKSDTKNSGRLAVKKREAPAVKKAPAKKAKDTKDPNKPKRPASAFFVFMEDFRKQYKEKHPNNKSVSVVGKAGGDKWKSLSAAEKAPFVAKAEKRKAEYDKTLQAYNKKLTEGKDAEEDEGEESDKSKSEVHDDDDDDDDSAEVIYLINY; encoded by the exons ATGAAAGCTGCTAAATCCAAATCCGACACCAAAAACAGCGGCAG GCTTGCAGTAAAAAAGAGAGAAGCACCGGCTGTGAAAAAAGCTCCTGCTAAAAAAGCTAAAGACACCAAGGATCCCAATAAACCCAAACGGCCTGCTAGTGCTTTTTTCGTCTTCat GGAGGATTTCCGTAAACAGTACAAAGAAAAACATCCTAACAACAAATCTGTTTCAGTC GTCGGTAAAGCTGGCGGTGACAAATGGAAATCCTTGAGCGCAGCT gAGAAAGCTCCGTTTGTTGCTAAAGCAGAGAAGAGGAAAGCTGAATACGACAAAACTCTACAGGCCTACAACAAAAAATTG ACTGAAGGAAAAGATGCTGAAGAAGATGAGGGAGAGgaatctgataaatcaaaatcagaagttcatgatgatgatgatgatgatgatgatagcgcagaggttatttatttaattaattattaa